A genomic stretch from Edaphobacter lichenicola includes:
- a CDS encoding PDDEXK nuclease domain-containing protein, which translates to MAELIPLPSGYPALLEDLKTRIRAAQLRAALTLNQETIQLYWSIGQDLSSRFAAEGWGTKVVDRLAKDLGTEFPGVEGFSLRNLRYMRSFAEAWPDPQILQLAAKLPWGHHMVLLDRLKDGQSREWYLRASIEHGWSRNVLTHHISTGLQEREGKALTNFSRTLPAEDSDLTQQILKDPYSFEFLTLSSSAKERELERGLLKHLRDLLLELGRGFAFVGSQVQLEVDGQAYFIDLLFYHLRLHCYFVIELKNGAFKPEYAGKLSFYLSAVDATMRTPVDGPSIGVLICESRSGPTVEYTLQNINRPIGVSTYRATRELPEPLQSEVPSIEDLQEVVEKLRKELNETRQAQEMDVEEP; encoded by the coding sequence GTGGCTGAACTAATCCCGCTCCCTTCGGGCTACCCAGCGCTGCTCGAAGATTTAAAAACCCGGATTCGCGCCGCCCAACTGCGCGCCGCCCTGACGCTCAACCAGGAAACCATCCAGCTCTACTGGTCCATCGGACAGGATCTCTCCTCCCGCTTTGCGGCTGAGGGGTGGGGAACGAAGGTGGTGGACCGCCTGGCCAAGGATCTCGGAACGGAATTTCCCGGCGTGGAGGGCTTCAGCCTCCGGAATCTGCGCTACATGCGTTCCTTTGCCGAGGCCTGGCCTGATCCCCAAATTTTGCAGCTTGCTGCAAAATTGCCCTGGGGACATCACATGGTCCTGCTCGACCGTCTCAAAGACGGCCAGAGCCGGGAATGGTATCTGCGGGCGTCCATCGAACACGGATGGAGCCGCAACGTTCTTACCCATCACATCTCGACCGGGCTACAGGAACGGGAAGGGAAGGCGCTCACCAATTTCTCCCGAACGCTGCCGGCAGAGGATTCGGATCTGACGCAACAGATTCTCAAGGACCCCTATTCGTTCGAGTTTCTGACCCTGAGCTCCAGCGCCAAAGAACGGGAGCTGGAGCGTGGGCTGCTCAAGCATCTCCGCGACCTTCTGTTGGAGTTGGGCCGCGGCTTCGCCTTCGTGGGAAGCCAGGTGCAGCTAGAAGTCGATGGGCAGGCCTATTTCATCGATCTGCTCTTTTACCATCTCCGGCTGCATTGCTATTTTGTGATCGAGCTAAAAAATGGGGCCTTTAAACCGGAATACGCGGGCAAACTAAGTTTTTACCTCTCAGCGGTGGATGCGACGATGCGGACGCCGGTCGATGGTCCAAGCATCGGAGTCCTGATTTGCGAAAGCCGCAGTGGTCCTACCGTGGAATACACGTTGCAGAACATCAATCGCCCGATCGGCGTTTCGACCTACCGAGCCACTCGCGAACTTCCCGAACCACTTCAATCTGAGGTTCCATCCATCGAAGACCTGCAAGAGGTGGTCGAAAAGTTACGCAAGGAACTGAACGAGACCCGCCAGGCGCAAGAAATGGATGTGGAGGAGCCATGA
- a CDS encoding ParA family protein, whose product MSLKIVISNQRGGVSKTTTTTTLAREFADRGKRVLVIDTDPQGSISSILNLKPEYGLYNFVIERLIFDDCIVRVSDNLHVMCSNRETTKVETILMGNVAREHAFTQIFSSVDKNYDVVLIDVSPSITLLQTCAMVYAERVLIPIGMDTLSFQGAMASIEAAKSLNQLLRSSIQTIGLLPVMVDRRLAMTTTILDGLKGLSEGMSIPLLNVIRTDQSVTKAARAGQFLIDYDPKCKAIEDYKRVADEILEILKG is encoded by the coding sequence ATGAGCCTGAAAATTGTGATTTCCAATCAGCGCGGCGGCGTCTCAAAGACAACGACCACGACGACACTTGCAAGAGAATTTGCCGACCGCGGCAAACGGGTCCTGGTCATCGACACAGACCCTCAAGGGTCCATCAGCAGCATTCTCAATCTCAAGCCCGAATACGGGCTATACAACTTCGTGATTGAGCGCCTGATCTTCGACGACTGCATTGTCCGCGTTAGCGATAATTTGCATGTCATGTGCTCCAACCGAGAGACAACGAAGGTCGAGACGATTTTGATGGGGAATGTCGCCCGCGAACACGCCTTTACCCAGATATTTTCTTCGGTCGACAAGAACTATGATGTTGTTCTTATCGACGTAAGTCCTTCAATCACACTACTTCAGACGTGCGCGATGGTTTATGCAGAGCGAGTCTTGATCCCGATCGGCATGGACACCCTTTCGTTCCAAGGTGCGATGGCCTCGATCGAGGCAGCGAAGTCGCTCAACCAGCTTCTTCGCTCAAGCATTCAAACGATTGGATTGCTTCCAGTCATGGTAGATCGACGGCTAGCAATGACCACAACGATTCTCGACGGCCTGAAGGGCCTTTCGGAGGGAATGTCAATTCCCTTACTCAACGTCATTCGCACGGACCAGTCAGTCACGAAAGCGGCCCGCGCCGGGCAATTCTTGATTGACTACGACCCAAAGTGTAAGGCCATTGAAGATTACAAGCGTGTGGCAGATGAGATTCTAGAGATCCTTAAGGGCTAA